The Quercus robur chromosome 7, dhQueRobu3.1, whole genome shotgun sequence genome has a segment encoding these proteins:
- the LOC126692604 gene encoding cytochrome P450 714A1-like, with amino-acid sequence MEEGLIAEIWCSLVFIGVCSVFIRVCHVVWLKPRRIRSIIWRQGIRGPPPSFLYGNISEMQKIQSSMINNPSDGQSVSENWTHSIFPYFQIWRQKYGPVYMYSTGSKQHLYVSRPDLLRELSLHKSLDLGKPSYLSETFQPLLGDGIIKANGNNWVYQRKLIAPEFFINKVKNMVGLMEQSTIAMMKTWENRIIESEGGVADMIIDEDLKSLSADIISKSCFGSSYSQGNLIFAKIASLQDALSKPSALFGQFNFRFLPTKSNREIWRLKKEVDTLILKVVKDRQQESQKGTVPEKDLLQMMLESAVTSDDKFPRLKTDRFFVDICKNIYFAGHETTALSASWILMLLALHPEWQERVRAEILEVCGDHLYNLFQHMDAFRKLKMLMMVIQESIRLYGPAVITAREAFSDIKLGGFVVPKGVHIWSLIPAMHRDPENWGLDALEFKPERFAHGISKACKYPQAYIPFGYGSRLCPGQNFAMLQLKVVLSLILSNFSFALSPEYRHSPVYKMLLTPQHGVRLLITKLQGNLG; translated from the exons atggaagaAGGATTGATAGCAGAGATATGGTGCTCTCTTGTATTCATAGGAGTATGTAGTGTGTTTATAAGAGTATGTCATGTGGTGTGGCTGAAGCCCAGAAGGATTCGGTCAATAATTTGGAGGCAAGGCATTAGGGGGCCACCACCTTCCTTTCTCTATGGGAACATTTCAGAGATGCAGAAGATCCAATCCTCCATGATCAACAATCCTTCTGATGGCCAATCTGTCTCTGAAAACTGGACTCACTCCATCTTTCCTTATTTCCAAATATGGAGACAAAAGTATG GTCCAGTATATATGTACTCAACAGGGAGCAAGCAGCATCTGTATGTGAGCCGGCCTGACTTACTAAGGGAATTGAGCCTGCACAAGTCCTTGGATTTGGGTAAACCTTCATATCTGTCTGAGACATTTCAGCCTTTGCTAGGTGATGGCATCATTAAGGCTAACGGAAACAACTGGGTCTACCAGAGGAAACTCATTGCTCCTGAATTCTTCATCAACAAGGTCAAG AATATGGTGGGACTGATGGAGCAATCTACCATAGCAATGATGAAGACATGGGAGAATCGTATAATAGAGAGTGAGGGAGGGGTTGCAGACATGATTATTGATGAGGATTTGAAGAGCCTCTCGGCAGATATAATATCAAAATCCTGTTTTGGCAGCTCTTACTCACAAGGCAATCTGATTTTTGCGAAGATTGCCTCCTTGCAAGATGCCTTGTCCAAACCAAGTGCACTTTTTGGACAATTCAACTTTAG ATTTCTTCCGACGAAGAGCAACAGAGAGATATGGAGGTTAAAGAAAGAGGTGGACACACTGATACTCAAGGTAGTCAAGGATCGTCAACAAGAAAGCCAAAAAGGCACAGTGCCTGAAAAGGACCTTTTACAAATGATGCTTGAAAGTGCTGTTACTAGTGATGACAAGTTCCCAAGGTTGAAAACAGACCGCTTCTTTGTTGACATATGTAAAAATATCTACTTTGCAGGCCATGAGACTACTGCTCTTTCAGCCTCCTGGATCTTGATGCTACTTGCATTACACCCTGAATGGCAGGAACGTGTTCGCGCTGAGATTCTTGAGGTCTGTGGAGATCATTTATATAATCTCTTTCAACACATGGATGCATTTCGCAAGTTGAAAatg TTGATGATGGTGATCCAAGAGAGCATTCGTCTTTATGGACCTGCTGTTATAACGGCAAGGGAAGCTTTTTCAGATATCAAGTTGGGGGGGTTTGTAGTGCCAAAAGGCGTCcacatatggagtttgattccTGCAATGCACCGTGACCCTGAAAATTGGGGTCTAGACGCATTGGAATTTAAGCCAGAGAGGTTCGCACATGGGATATCTAAAGCATGCAAGTATCCCCAAGCATACATACCATTTGGCTATGGGAGTCGATTATGCCCTGGCCAGAACTTTGCAATGCTTCAACTCAAGGTAGTACTCTCTCTCATATTATCCAACTTTTCCTTTGCCCTCTCTCCCGAATACCGTCACTCCCCTGTTTATAAAATGTTACTGACGCCACAACATGGAGTAAGACTACTCATAACGAAGTTGCAGGGAAACCTGGGTTAA
- the LOC126692605 gene encoding uncharacterized protein LOC126692605 — protein MENSILSRDSKLEESFSFSCYDFNTAVSFFSEEEDCGNDDDDDDESYIEIALDNDDHKDGKHDEEADAFELRISYSSPNIVFNELPTHSLTDTKIQDLGFETHTIIETPSSCSSSSSTLSCSSAETCSTGPPVPHVSPQPWGIHNSAARQGAEFPAVNEQVNTLPFSLDEENCLPQKNQQILIDTYQWDLVGSSKTSNNRTTMSGGIMKLFIKFRAMNVRTLLATFMKSRQVISSPGSSDHKKKKSKERLVKPFDKWLIQRNQEQGRNISKDNEKSLPIGEKYSRVLEINLDAIKGAVEAISMGVGRKNRQTRSCPTSIKSSPLHNGFPSENKLYSKETSIQAAIAHCKRSFGQT, from the exons ATGGAAAACTCCATTTTGTCTCGAGATTCAAAGTTAGAAGAAAGTTTCTCATTTAGCTGCTATGACTTCAACACGGCTGTGTCATTTTTCTCCGAGGAGGAAGATTGTGGaaacgatgatgatgatgatgatgaatcATACATTGAAATAGCACTTGATAATGATGATCATAAAGATGGCAAGCATGATGAAGAGGCTGATGCATTCGAATTGCGAATTTCATATTCATCTCCCAATATTGTCTTCAATGAACTCCCCACCCATAGTTTGACCGACACCAAAATTCAAGACCTTGGCTTTGAGACACACACAATAATTGAGACCCCTTCTTcttgttcatcatcatcatccactTTGAGTTGTTCTTCAGCAGAAACTTGTAGTACTGGTCCACCAGTACCGCATGTGTCTCCTCAGCCTTGGGGTATTCACAATTCTGCAGCTAGACAAGGGGCAGAGTTCCCAGCAGTCAACGAACAAGTCAATACGCTCCCTTTCAGTTTGGATGAGGAAAATTGTCTTCCCCAGAAAAACCAGCAAATTTTGATCGACACCTATCAATGGGACCTGGTAGGGAGCAG TAAAACATCAAATAACAGAACAACAATGAGTGGTGGCATCATGAAGCTCTTTATCAAGTTTCGAGCCATGAATGTCCGAACCCTGCTAGCAACATTTATGAAATCCCGCCAAGTTATATCTTCTCCAGGCAGCAGTGATCACAAGAAGAAAAAGTCTAAAGAGAGGCTAGTTAAGCCTTTCGACAAGTGGCTAATACAAAGAAATCAGGAACAGGGTCGCAACATCAGTAAGGACAACGAAAAATCTCTACCAATTGGTGAGAAATATTCGAGAGTGCTGGAGATAAACTTGGACGCAATAAAAGGTGCTGTAGAAGCTATAAGCATGGGCGTTGGTCGCAAAAATAGACAGACTAGAAGCTGCCCAACTTCTATCAAGTCCTCCCCACTTCACAATGGATTTCCAAGCGAGAATAAATTATACTCGAAAGAAACATCAATTCAGGCTGCCATTGCCCATTGTAAAAGATCATTTGGTCAAACGTAA